Proteins from a genomic interval of Pseudomonas asplenii:
- the rimB gene encoding retropepsin-like aspartic endopeptidase RimB, translating into MKTFDHLTVVGLREWVALPDLGVAGLRAKIDTGASTSSLHATDIEPFERDGAKWVRFTAHLGTVVQLRHRRCEAPLLAMKTIKSSNGHAQVRYVIATTLALGDRVWQVQFTLACRKAMRYRLLLGSKALVDGQLVVNPGSKYVQEKPVFPVTTTSATGVA; encoded by the coding sequence TTGAAGACATTTGACCATTTGACTGTTGTGGGTCTGCGCGAGTGGGTTGCGCTCCCGGATCTGGGAGTCGCCGGCCTGCGGGCGAAGATCGACACCGGTGCCAGCACCTCCAGCCTGCACGCCACCGATATCGAACCGTTCGAGCGCGATGGGGCGAAGTGGGTCCGCTTCACCGCCCACCTCGGCACGGTGGTGCAGTTGCGCCATCGACGCTGCGAAGCCCCGTTGCTGGCGATGAAAACCATCAAGAGTTCCAACGGCCATGCCCAGGTCCGCTATGTGATCGCCACCACTCTGGCCCTGGGTGACCGGGTCTGGCAGGTGCAGTTCACGCTCGCCTGTCGCAAGGCCATGCGTTATCGCCTGTTGCTCGGTTCCAAAGCCCTGGTCGATGGCCAACTGGTGGTCAACCCGGGGAGCAAATACGTTCAAGAAAAGCCGGTGTTCCCGGTTACTACTACCTCTGCCACAGGTGTTGCATGA
- a CDS encoding ATP-binding protein yields the protein MKTPLWFPQSFFSRTLWLVLIVVLFSKALTLVYLLMNEDVLVDRQYSHGVALTLRAYWAADESDRDKIADAAGLIRVVSGGVPEGEQHWPYSEIYQRQMQAELGADTEVRLRMHAPPALWVRAPSLGAGWLKVPLYPHPLRGQKIWSVLGWFLAIGLLSTASAWIFVSQLNQPLKRLVFAARQLGQGRSVRLPISDTPSEMTEVYSAFNQMAEDVEQAGRERELMLAGVSHDLRTPLTRLRLSLELMGDHSDLSEDMVRDIEDMDAILDQFLAFIRDGRDESVEPVDLSDLVREVVAPYNQNEQRVQMRLQPIQPFPLRRVSMKRLLNNLIGNALNHAGEAVEVAAYVSGDTNAPYVVLSVMDRGAGIDPAELEGIFNPFTRGDKARGGKGTGLGLAIVKRIASMHGGNVELRNRSGGGLEARVRLPLGLMLPRDAV from the coding sequence ATGAAAACCCCTCTCTGGTTTCCCCAAAGCTTTTTCTCGCGCACCCTCTGGCTGGTGCTCATCGTGGTGTTGTTCTCCAAGGCGCTGACCTTGGTCTACCTGCTGATGAACGAGGACGTCCTGGTGGACCGCCAGTACAGCCATGGCGTGGCCCTGACCCTGCGTGCCTACTGGGCCGCGGACGAGAGCGACCGCGACAAGATCGCCGACGCGGCGGGACTGATCCGCGTGGTCAGCGGCGGCGTGCCCGAAGGCGAGCAACACTGGCCGTACAGTGAGATCTACCAACGCCAGATGCAGGCCGAACTGGGTGCCGACACCGAGGTCCGTCTGCGCATGCATGCACCTCCGGCCCTCTGGGTGCGCGCGCCGAGCCTGGGGGCGGGTTGGCTGAAGGTGCCGCTGTACCCGCATCCGTTGCGTGGGCAGAAGATCTGGAGCGTGCTGGGCTGGTTCCTGGCTATCGGGTTGCTGTCGACGGCATCGGCCTGGATTTTCGTCAGCCAGCTCAACCAACCGTTGAAACGCCTGGTCTTCGCCGCCCGGCAACTGGGCCAGGGCCGCAGCGTGCGCCTGCCGATCAGCGATACCCCGAGTGAAATGACCGAGGTATACAGCGCCTTCAACCAGATGGCCGAAGATGTCGAGCAGGCCGGCCGCGAGCGTGAGCTGATGTTGGCCGGGGTTTCCCACGACCTGCGCACGCCGTTGACCCGTCTGCGTCTGTCCCTCGAATTGATGGGCGATCACAGCGACCTCAGCGAGGACATGGTGCGGGACATCGAGGACATGGATGCCATTCTCGACCAGTTCCTCGCCTTCATCCGCGATGGGCGCGACGAATCGGTGGAGCCGGTGGACCTCAGCGATCTGGTGCGCGAGGTGGTGGCGCCCTACAACCAGAACGAACAGCGGGTGCAGATGCGCCTGCAGCCGATCCAGCCGTTCCCCTTGCGCCGGGTGTCAATGAAGCGCCTGCTGAACAACCTGATCGGCAACGCCCTCAACCACGCCGGGGAGGCGGTGGAAGTGGCCGCCTACGTGTCGGGCGACACCAACGCACCTTATGTGGTGCTGAGCGTCATGGACCGTGGTGCGGGTATCGACCCGGCTGAACTGGAAGGCATCTTCAACCCGTTCACCCGGGGCGACAAGGCGCGCGGCGGCAAGGGCACCGGACTGGGCCTGGCGATCGTCAAGCGGATCGCCTCGATGCACGGTGGCAACGTCGAGTTGCGCAACCGCTCCGGTGGTGGCCTGGAGGCACGGGTTCGGTTGCCGTTGGGGCTGATGCTACCGCGCGACGCGGTCTAG
- the hslO gene encoding Hsp33 family molecular chaperone HslO, with translation MSDLPDTDYSQRFIFDDSDTRGELVSLERSYAEVLAKHPYPQPVAQLLGELMAAAALLVGTLKFDGLLILQARSEGAVPLLMVECSSEREIRGLARYDAEQIAPGASLADLMPNGVLALTVDPTQGQRYQGIVDLDGATLSECFTNYFVMSQQVGTRFWLNADGQRARGLLLQQLPADRIKDEDERAANWQHITALASTLKAEELLGLDNETVLHRLYHEEALRLFDHQPLSFHCSCSRERSGNALVSLGLEDAQQLVAERGGAIEIDCQFCNQRYLFDATDIAQLFAGAGVETPSDTRH, from the coding sequence ATGTCAGATCTACCAGACACCGATTACTCCCAACGCTTCATCTTCGATGACAGCGACACGCGTGGCGAACTGGTGTCGCTGGAACGCAGCTACGCTGAAGTCCTGGCCAAGCATCCCTATCCACAGCCGGTCGCCCAATTGCTCGGCGAACTGATGGCCGCCGCCGCGCTGCTGGTCGGCACCTTGAAGTTCGACGGCCTGCTGATTCTTCAGGCCCGTTCCGAAGGCGCGGTGCCATTGCTGATGGTCGAGTGCTCCAGCGAGCGTGAGATCCGTGGTCTGGCCCGTTACGATGCCGAGCAGATCGCTCCTGGCGCAAGCCTGGCGGACCTGATGCCCAATGGCGTGCTGGCCCTGACTGTCGATCCGACCCAGGGGCAGCGCTACCAGGGGATCGTCGACCTTGACGGTGCCACCTTGTCGGAGTGCTTCACCAATTACTTCGTCATGTCCCAGCAGGTCGGCACCCGCTTCTGGCTCAATGCCGATGGCCAGCGGGCTCGCGGCCTGCTGCTGCAGCAACTGCCTGCCGACCGTATCAAGGATGAGGACGAGCGCGCCGCCAACTGGCAGCACATCACCGCCCTGGCCAGCACCCTGAAAGCCGAGGAACTGCTTGGCCTGGACAACGAAACCGTGTTGCACCGCCTCTACCACGAAGAAGCGCTGCGCCTGTTCGATCACCAGCCGCTAAGCTTCCATTGCAGTTGCTCGCGTGAGCGTTCGGGCAACGCGCTGGTCAGTTTGGGGCTGGAAGATGCCCAGCAACTGGTGGCCGAACGTGGCGGCGCAATCGAGATCGATTGCCAGTTCTGCAACCAGCGTTATCTGTTCGATGCGACCGATATTGCGCAATTGTTTGCCGGCGCAGGGGTCGAGACCCCGTCAGATACTCGTCACTAA
- the rimK gene encoding 30S ribosomal protein S6--L-glutamate ligase: MKIAVLSRNPRLYSTRRLVEAGVARGHEMVVVDTLRAYMNIASHKPQIHYRGKPLEGFDAVIPRIGASVTFYGCAVLRQFEMMGVFPLNESVAIARSRDKLRSLQLLSRRGIGLPVTGFAHSPDDIPDLIEMVNGAPLVIKVLEGTQGIGVVLCETATAAESVIEAFMGLKQDIMVQEYIKEAGGADIRCFVVGDKVIAAMKRQARPGEFRSNLHRGGSASLIKITPEERMTALSAAKVMGLSVAGVDILRSNHGPLVMEVNSSPGLEGIETTTGKDVAGMIIQHIEKNGGPNMTRTKGKG; this comes from the coding sequence ATGAAGATCGCCGTGCTGTCGCGTAATCCGCGTCTGTATTCCACTCGTCGCCTGGTCGAAGCCGGCGTAGCACGTGGCCATGAAATGGTGGTGGTCGACACCCTGCGCGCCTATATGAACATCGCCAGTCATAAGCCGCAGATCCACTATCGCGGCAAACCGCTGGAAGGCTTCGACGCGGTCATCCCGCGAATCGGCGCTTCGGTGACCTTCTATGGCTGCGCGGTATTGCGCCAGTTCGAGATGATGGGCGTCTTTCCCCTCAACGAATCGGTGGCGATCGCCCGCTCGCGGGACAAGCTGCGCTCGCTGCAACTGCTATCACGCCGGGGCATCGGCCTGCCGGTCACCGGTTTCGCCCACTCGCCGGACGACATTCCCGACCTGATCGAGATGGTCAACGGCGCCCCATTGGTGATCAAGGTGCTGGAAGGCACCCAAGGTATCGGCGTGGTGCTGTGCGAGACCGCAACGGCGGCCGAGTCGGTGATCGAGGCGTTCATGGGCCTCAAGCAAGACATCATGGTCCAGGAATACATCAAGGAAGCCGGCGGCGCCGATATCCGCTGCTTCGTGGTCGGCGACAAGGTGATCGCGGCCATGAAACGCCAGGCCCGGCCCGGAGAGTTCCGCTCCAACCTGCATCGCGGTGGCAGCGCCAGTCTGATCAAGATCACCCCGGAAGAACGCATGACCGCCCTCAGCGCCGCCAAGGTGATGGGCCTCAGCGTGGCCGGGGTGGACATCCTGCGTTCCAATCATGGCCCGCTGGTGATGGAAGTGAACTCGTCGCCAGGCCTGGAAGGGATCGAAACCACCACCGGCAAGGACGTCGCGGGGATGATCATCCAGCACATCGAGAAGAATGGCGGGCCGAACATGACCCGGACCAAGGGCAAGGGCTGA
- the ompR gene encoding osmolarity response regulator transcription factor OmpR, producing the protein MSSTAQTAEGEKILIVDDDPGLSSLLERFFTSKGYRARAVANTEQMDRLLSREVFNLVVLDLMLPGEDGLTACRRLRAANNQVPIIMLTAKGDELSRIKGLELGADDYLAKPFNPDELMARVKAVLRRQSAPVPGAPGSEDESVTFGDYELSLATRELKRGEEVHMLTTGEFAVLKALVMHAREPLTRDKLMNLARGREWDALERSIDVQISRLRRMIEPDPSKPRYIQTVWGVGYVFVPDGAATK; encoded by the coding sequence GCAGCCTGCTGGAGCGTTTTTTCACCAGCAAGGGCTATCGTGCCCGCGCGGTGGCCAACACCGAGCAAATGGATCGTCTGCTGTCCCGTGAAGTGTTCAATCTGGTGGTGCTCGACCTCATGCTGCCGGGTGAAGACGGCTTGACGGCCTGCCGTCGCCTGCGTGCGGCGAACAACCAGGTGCCGATCATCATGCTCACCGCCAAGGGCGACGAACTGAGCCGGATCAAGGGCCTGGAACTGGGCGCCGACGACTACCTGGCCAAGCCGTTCAACCCCGACGAACTGATGGCGCGGGTCAAGGCCGTGCTGCGGCGCCAGTCTGCGCCGGTTCCGGGCGCCCCGGGCAGCGAGGACGAGAGCGTCACCTTCGGCGACTACGAGTTGTCCCTGGCCACCCGCGAGCTCAAGCGCGGTGAAGAAGTGCACATGCTCACCACCGGCGAATTCGCCGTGCTCAAGGCTCTGGTGATGCACGCCCGTGAACCGCTGACCCGCGACAAGCTGATGAACCTGGCCCGTGGTCGCGAGTGGGATGCGTTGGAGCGTTCCATCGACGTGCAGATCTCCCGTCTGCGTCGCATGATCGAGCCCGATCCTTCCAAACCGCGCTACATCCAGACCGTCTGGGGTGTAGGTTACGTATTCGTGCCGGATGGCGCCGCGACCAAGTGA
- a CDS encoding RNA-binding S4 domain-containing protein, translating to MAQKTEEDDKVRLDKWLWAARFYKTRALAKTAIESGKVHCRGERCKPSKEPRVGDELLIRTGFDERTVVVQALSVVRRGAPQAQELYAETAASIAKREAQAAQRKAGALGLTTDGKPTKKQRRDLFKFRDAGAE from the coding sequence GTGGCACAAAAAACGGAAGAGGATGACAAGGTTCGGCTCGACAAATGGTTGTGGGCGGCACGCTTCTACAAAACCCGCGCCTTGGCCAAGACGGCGATCGAAAGCGGCAAGGTGCACTGCCGGGGGGAGCGTTGCAAACCGTCGAAAGAGCCCCGGGTCGGCGACGAACTGCTGATCCGTACCGGTTTCGATGAGCGTACCGTGGTGGTTCAGGCACTGTCGGTCGTACGCCGTGGGGCACCGCAAGCGCAGGAGCTCTATGCCGAGACCGCCGCCAGCATTGCCAAGCGTGAGGCCCAGGCGGCACAGCGCAAGGCCGGCGCACTGGGCCTGACCACCGATGGCAAACCGACCAAGAAGCAACGCCGTGACCTGTTCAAATTCCGCGACGCAGGTGCCGAATAA